A window of the Scleropages formosus chromosome 21, fSclFor1.1, whole genome shotgun sequence genome harbors these coding sequences:
- the washc4 gene encoding WASH complex subunit 4: MMAVETITPDWEFDRFDDGSTKIHTEVQLKNYVNFLEDYTSQLKGIEDALDESIGDVWDFTLDPIALKLLPYEQSSLLELIKTENKVLNKVITVYAALCSEVKKLKYEAETKFYNGLLYYGEGVSDTSMVEGESQIQMGRFISFLQELSCFVSRCFEVVVNLVHQLASLYSSSKNATKIIESSGVHFQTVYEHLGELLVVLMTLDEIMENHGTLKEHWKMYKRLLKSVHHNPSKFEIPEEKLKPFEKLLLKLEGQLLDGMIFQACVEQRFDNPGEGVTVSKNSTFAEEFAHNIRTIFTNVESKLGEPSEIDQRDKYAGVCGLFVLHFHIFRTVDKKLYKALLDVCKKVPAVTLIANIVWFPDTFLVNKVPAAAKVMDRKSMQSLRSMREASLQQRAQALPKDVQSYYVFVTSWMMKMESIMSKEQKSDKFSEDLSSRCNIFVQGILYAYGISTIIKTTMNLYMSMQKPMTKASVKSLCRLVELLKSIEHTFHRRSAVVADSVAHITHQLQSQALAAIATAKKRVISDKKYSEQRLDVLSALVLAENALNGPSTKERRLMVSLALSVGTQMKTFKDEELLPLQLVLKKLDLISELRERVKVQCDCGFLYWHRAVFPIYLDDVYDHAVDAARIHYMFSALRDCVPTMLHAKHLETCDQLLESYDKEIMEVFNEHLLDKLCKEIEKDLRLSVHTHLKLDDRNPFKVGMKDLAHFFSLKPIRFFNRFIDIKAYVTHYLDKTFYNLTTVALHDWATYSEMRSLAMQRYGLMMTEAHLPSQTLEQGLDVLEIMRNIHVFVSRYLYNLNNQIFIERTSNNKHLNTINIRHIANSIRTHGTGIMNTTVNFTYQFLRKKFYIFSQFMYDEHIKSRLIKDIRFFRETKDQTDQKYPFERAEKFNRGIRKLGITPDGQSYLDQFRQLISQIGNAMGYVRMIRSGGLHCCSSAIRFVPDLEDIVNFEELVKEEGLSEETQKAARVLDSVLSDLTSNSAEGTEYFKMLVGVFAPEFRSVKNMHLRNFYMIVPPLTVNFVEHSIGCKEKLNKKNKGGAAFTDDGFAMGVAYILKLLDQYQEFDSLHWFQAVREKYMKEMNAVVKEQNVQATSQDEKLMQTMNLTQKRLDVYLQEFELLYFSLSSARIFFRADKTAAEENQEKKDKEEASRPATSNGTPGGSASSSDTTTK; the protein is encoded by the exons ATGATGGCCGTGGAGACCATCACCCCAGACTGGGAATTCGACCGCTTTGACGACGGATCTACAA AGATACACACTGAAGTGCAGCTCAAGAACTATGTGAACTTCCTGGAGGACTACACCTCGCAGCTCAAGGGTATCGAGGACGCGCTGGATGAGTCCATCGGGGATGTCTGGGACTTCACTTTGGATCCCATAGCACTGAAG cttctcccttACGAGCAGTCATCTTTACTGGAGCTGATAAAAACAGAGAACAAG GTTCTCAACAAAGTCATCACTGTGTATGCAGCCCTGTGCAGTGAGGTTAAGAAGCTCAAATATGAG GCAGAAACAAAGTTCTACAATGGCTTGCTGTACTATGGTGAAGGAG TGTCAGACACTAGTATGGTGGAGGGCGAATCTCAGATTCAGATGGGCCGCTTCATTTCCTTCCTGCAG GAGCTCTCCTGCTTCGTGTCCCGCTGCTTTGAGGTTGTGGTCAATTTGGTCCATCAGCTGGCCTCGCtctacagcagcagcaa gaatgcaacaaaaataattGAGTCCTCTGGAGTACATTTTCAG ACAGTATATGAGCACCTAGGGGAGCTGCTGGTGGTCCTCATGACACTGGATGAGATAATGGAGAACCACGGCACCCTGAAGGAGCACTGGAAAATGTACAAGAG GTTGCTGAAGTCTGTCCACCACAACCCATCTAAGTTTGAAATCCCAGAAGAGAAGCTAAAGCCTtttgagaagctgctgctgAAGCTGGAGGGGCAGCTGCTGGATGGAATGATCTTCCAG GCTTGTGTGGAGCAAAGGTTTGACAACCCAGGAGAGGGTGTGACTGTTTCCAAAAATAGCACTTTTGCTGAGGAATTTGCCCACAATATACGCACAATCTTCACAAATGTGGAATCTAAACTTG GTGAGCCGTCTGAAATCGACCAGAGGGATAAGTACGCTGGTGTCTGCGGCCTCTTTGTGTTGCACTTCCACATCTTTCGTACGGTTGACAAAAAGCTCTACAAGGCTTTGctggatgtgtgcaaaaag gtcccaGCAGTGACGCTGATCGCCAACATCGTCTGGTTCCCAGACACCTTCCTAGTGAACAAGGTCCCTGCGGCAGCTAAAGTGATGGACCGGAAGAGCATGCAGAGCCTGCGCTCGATGCGCGAAGCCTCCCTGCAGCAGAGGGCGCAGGCTCTCCCAAA ggATGTTCAGTCGTACTATGTGTTTGTCACCTCCTGGATGATGAAAATGGAGTCTATAATGTCCAAGGAGCAGAAGAGTGACAAGTTTTCTGAAGACCTAAGCAGTCGATGTAACATCTTTGTACAG GGAATTCTCTATGCATATGGAATCAGCACTATCATCAAGACCACCATGAACCTGTACATGTCCATGCAGAAGCCCATGACCAAAGCCTCTGTCAAGTCCCTGTGCAGGCTGGTGGAACTTCTGAAG TCAATCGAGCACACGTTCCACCGGCGCTCTGCAGTCGTGGCGGACTCCGTAGCTCATATCACGCATCAGCTGCAGTCACAGGCACTCGCAGCCATTGCAACAGCTAAG AAAAGGGTGATCTCTGACAAGAAGTACAGTGAGCAGCGGCTAGATGTGCTGTCAGCCCTGGTACTTGCCGAGAACGCCCTGAATGGACCCAGCACCAAGGAGCGTCGGCTCATGGTGTCCCTGGCACTCAGCGTGGGCACGCAGATG AAAACATTCAAAGATGAggagctgcttcctttgcagTTGGTGCTGAAGAAGCTGGATCTTATTAGTGAGCTCAGAGAGAG GGTCAAGGTTCAGTGCGACTGCGGTTTTCTCTATTGGCACCGTGCAGTCTTTCCCATCTATCTGGACGACGTGTACGACCATGCAGTAGATGCAGCACGGATACAC TACATGTTCAGTGCTTTGAGGGACTGTGTTCCCACCATGCTGCATGCCAAGCATCTAGAGACCTGTGACCAGCTGCTGGAGAGCTACGACAAAGAGATCATGGAGGTCTTCAATGAG CACTTGCTGGACAAGCTGTGTAAAGAAATCGAGAAGGACCTACGTCTGTCTGTCCACACCCACCTCAAATTGGATGATAGGAATCCATTCAAAGTGGGCATGAAGGACCTGGCCCACTTCTTCTCCCTCAAGCCAATACGCTTCTTCAACCGCTTCATTGACATTAAAG CTTATGTGACACACTACCTGGACAAGACGTTCTATAACCTGACCACTGTAGCCCTGCATGACTGGGCAACTTACAGTGAGATGAGGAGTCTGGCCATGCAGCGCTATGGTCTCATGATGACTGAGGCCCACCTACCGAGCCAGACCCTGGAGCAG GGTCTCGATGTACTGGAGATTATGAGGAACATCCATGTCTTTGTCTCACGTTACCTATACAACCTCAATAATCAA ATTTTCATTGAGAGGACAAGTAACAACAAACATCTGAACACCATCAACATCCGCCACATTGCCAACTCCATCCGTACCCACGGCACAGGGATCATGAACACCACG GTGAACTTCACCTACCAGTTTCTGAGGAAGAAGTTCTACATCTTCAGCCAGTTCATGTATGACGAGCACATCAAATCCAGGCTGATCAAAGACATCCGATTCTTCAGGGAGACCAAGGATCAGACCGATCAGAAG TACCCCTTTGAGAGGGCGGAGAAGTTCAACCGAGGGATCAGGAAGCTGGGGATCACCCCCGATGGACAGAGCTATCTGGATCAGTTCAGACAACTCATCAGTCAGATAG GCAATGCTATGGGCTACGTGCGCATGATCCGTTCAGGTGGTTTACACTGCTGCAGCAGCGCTATCAG GTTTGTCCCTGACTTGGAGGACATTGTGAACTTCGAGGAGCTCGTGAAGGAGGAAGGCTTGTCTGAGGAGACACAGAAGGCAGCTAG GGTTTTGGACTCTGTCCTCAGCGACTTGACTAGTAACTCTGCTGAGGGGACAGAGTACTTCAAGATGCTGGTGGGTGTGTTTGCCCCCGAGTTCCGCAGCGTGAAAAACATGCACCTAAGGAACTTCTACATGATTGTGCCACCTCTG ACTGTTAACTTTGTGGAGCATTCCATTGGATGCAAAGAGAAGCTGAACAAGAAGAACAAAGGAGGAGCTGCTTTCACTGATGATGGCTTTGCCATGG GGGTGGCCTACATCCTGAAGCTGCTGGATCAGTATCAGGAGTTTGACTCGCTACACTGGTTCCAGGCAGTGAGGGAGAAGTACATGAAGGAGATGAACGCAGTGGTCAAAGAGCAGAATGTGCAGGCCACCAGCCAGGACGAGAAGCTGATGCAGACCATGAACCTGACCCAGAAGAGGCTGGACGTCTACCTGCAG gagtTTGAGCTGCTTTACTTCTCCCTGAGCAGCGCCCGCATCTTCTTCAGAGCTGACAAAACAGCAGCGGAGGAGAACCAGGAGAAGAAAGACAAGG AAGAAGCTTCTAGACCAGCAACCTCAAATGGAACCCCAGGTGGTTCTGCCTCCTCCTCTGATACCACCACGAAGTAA